The DNA segment TCTACCGTAATGTTCGTATGTCGATCATTAAACCACTTTAAATATTTTGCATAATCCTGCGTATGAACCCCATATCCATAGGCAGACTCTAGTATGGTATCGTTTCCATTTTCAGTACAAAATTGAACTTGTTCAAGGGGTTACCTAATGGCAGAGGGCTCCATCTTAAAAGACTACACAAAAAAATACAATTAAACTTGACAGCAGGTCCTTCGTACCTTACCCTTAAAACCACAGAATTGTTAAACTTGTAAAAGTACGGAGGAAGGAGATGCAGGAAAGAAAACTCGTTTTTAGCGGCCGTGGGGGGGAACTGTTTCTTATCGAACTGGTGAATGTACTGCTTTCAGTCATAACCCTTGGAATTTATTACCCCTGGGGGAAAGTCAGGAGAATCGCCTTTTTTTATCGAAACACCAGTCTGGAAGGAACCCCTTTTACATTCCATGGGACAGGAAAAGAAATTCTTCTCGGGTATATAAAGCTTATTCTCGTTTTTATTATTTTATATGTCCTATTACTAGTAGGGGCTTTTACTAATTCCCTTTTTATTGTGTATTTAGGGCTACTTGTTTTATTTTTGGGTTTAATCGTGCTTATTCCTTTTATGATTCACGGAGCACTCCGGTATCGCCTATCCCGAACTTCCTGGCGAGGGATCCACATGGGCTATCGGGGTCTAAAATCAGAATTATTAAAAGAATACCTTAAGGGAACAATCCTTACAATTATTACCCTCGGGATATACAGCCCCTGGTTTACCATTCGACTCAATAAATACATCTATTCCCATGTTCGTCTCGGAAGCATTTGCTTTGATTTTGAAGGGTCAGGGAAAGACCTGTTTTTCCTCCATTTAAAAGGTATTATCCTTACGATTATTACCCTGGGAATTTACAGTTTTTGGTACTATAAAAATTACTTCAATTATCTTACCAGTTGTTATCGGGCTTATCAGGGAGAAAGGGAAATACGCTTCGTTGCCCATTTACGAGCGGGGACCTTCATAAAAACCAGTATTATCAATGCGCTCCTTGCTATTATTACGTTTGGCATTGCCCTTCCCTGGAACACTATCCGCACTTTAAAGATGAAATTCAATGCCATCGATATCACGGGTGATTTTAATCCCGACGAGATTGAACAGACCGAAGAAGATTACCATGACGCCACAGGGGCAAGCTTCCTGGACGCCATAGATATTGATATTGGAGACGGTTTGTGGTAATTCCAGAAAAATATGGATCGTTCATGTATCGGTTCTTATTTTGATGGAAAATCCTCTCGGGCGTATCCGTGCACGGTGGTACTAGGCGAAGATAATCTGACCATCTATGTCCTGGCAGCCCGGGAGGTT comes from the Treponema sp. J25 genome and includes:
- a CDS encoding DUF898 family protein, translated to MQERKLVFSGRGGELFLIELVNVLLSVITLGIYYPWGKVRRIAFFYRNTSLEGTPFTFHGTGKEILLGYIKLILVFIILYVLLLVGAFTNSLFIVYLGLLVLFLGLIVLIPFMIHGALRYRLSRTSWRGIHMGYRGLKSELLKEYLKGTILTIITLGIYSPWFTIRLNKYIYSHVRLGSICFDFEGSGKDLFFLHLKGIILTIITLGIYSFWYYKNYFNYLTSCYRAYQGEREIRFVAHLRAGTFIKTSIINALLAIITFGIALPWNTIRTLKMKFNAIDITGDFNPDEIEQTEEDYHDATGASFLDAIDIDIGDGLW